In Candidatus Neomarinimicrobiota bacterium, the following proteins share a genomic window:
- a CDS encoding sodium:solute symporter yields AVIYKALAPEGTTEYAMFIVSTTASLLGSVLGTLLTGPTDDATLFRFYKVTRPFGFWRRFKAQLRVDNQGAVDAENRRDILSVIMAVPWQIVFFLFMMSLVFKTWGNVAALGSLFVALSAGLYFTWYRHLSTEVKVEE; encoded by the coding sequence TAGCCGTGATCTACAAAGCTCTGGCCCCTGAAGGGACTACCGAGTATGCCATGTTCATCGTTTCCACAACAGCCTCCCTGTTGGGATCAGTACTGGGGACACTTCTCACCGGCCCGACGGACGATGCCACCCTGTTCCGGTTCTACAAGGTCACGCGGCCTTTTGGCTTTTGGAGGCGGTTTAAGGCCCAACTCCGCGTGGACAATCAGGGGGCTGTAGACGCAGAGAATCGCCGGGATATCCTCTCCGTTATAATGGCTGTGCCTTGGCAGATCGTCTTCTTCCTGTTTATGATGAGCCTGGTCTTCAAGACCTGGGGGAATGTAGCGGCGCTGGGCAGCCTGTTCGTGGCCCTCAGTGCGGGACTCTACTTTACCTGGTATCGTCACCTGTCAACTGAAGTGAAAGTTGAGGAATAA